CATGGTCTAGTAAGGTAGCAATTCGAGGAAACTTTCATTTCGTTGCAATAAACTATGGTGGTAAATTATTAAAGAGATGGGTTGTTTTGATGTCTGTAGTTGATTCGGATTTAGTTTTCAAGGTTTCTTGGTCTCAATTAGTTGAGTCATCTAATTGGGAATGTGGATGGAATGAAAGTAAGGATTTAAATTCTTCTGAAATAGTTAATAATAGAGATGGTATACAAATTACTAATTGTATTCATCCATCTACTGATTCTGGATTAACTATACCTATATCTAAAAAGACTATTAGACC
The sequence above is drawn from the Prochlorococcus marinus str. MIT 1013 genome and encodes:
- a CDS encoding TIGR02450 family Trp-rich protein, coding for MIWPPIKAWSSKVAIRGNFHFVAINYGGKLLKRWVVLMSVVDSDLVFKVSWSQLVESSNWECGWNESKDLNSSEIVNNRDGIQITNCIHPSTDSGLTIPISKKTIRPWFDNS